The following coding sequences lie in one Tichowtungia aerotolerans genomic window:
- a CDS encoding glycosyltransferase WbsX family protein, protein MNSEELVGMDVAVYYFPNYHRDARNETLHGPGWSEWDLVKRAEPRFPGHEQPKVPLWGFDDEANPESMALRIDAAADYGVNTFIFDWYWYNDGPFLQRALEDGFLNASNNDRMKFAIMWANHDWIDIHPAKIETADVESSAKLLYPGAVTPETFDRIIEHCIETYFKHPSYWLMDGCPYFSIYELTKLMAGFGSVGETRRCLDRFRIAVKDAGFPDLHLNAIVWNNPILPGETSASDPYDLIQALGFDSVNSYVWIHHANLPDFPVNDYSVIEKQYFEYWDKAKQSCPVPYYPNLTMGWDPSPRTVQSDRYLHRGYPFTPVVTGNSPEAFKKAAQKIRTQMEQMDLPNPFISINAWNEWTEGSYIEPDEKNGYGYLEAIRDVFGATEKRVFNEAVLV, encoded by the coding sequence ATGAATTCAGAAGAGTTGGTTGGTATGGATGTAGCTGTATATTATTTTCCGAATTATCACCGGGATGCCCGGAATGAAACACTGCATGGTCCCGGCTGGAGCGAGTGGGATTTGGTTAAACGTGCCGAGCCGCGGTTTCCCGGACATGAGCAGCCCAAGGTCCCGCTGTGGGGCTTTGACGATGAAGCAAACCCGGAGTCTATGGCTTTGCGTATTGATGCGGCCGCTGATTATGGTGTGAATACATTTATTTTTGATTGGTACTGGTATAACGACGGACCGTTTCTTCAGCGCGCTTTAGAGGATGGGTTCCTGAACGCCTCCAATAATGATCGCATGAAGTTTGCAATCATGTGGGCCAACCATGACTGGATTGATATTCATCCGGCCAAAATAGAAACCGCCGATGTGGAGAGTTCTGCCAAACTTCTTTATCCGGGGGCGGTAACACCGGAGACATTCGATCGAATCATTGAGCATTGCATTGAGACCTATTTTAAGCACCCGTCCTACTGGCTGATGGATGGCTGCCCGTATTTTTCAATTTATGAGTTAACAAAACTGATGGCTGGCTTCGGCAGTGTTGGAGAAACCAGACGGTGCCTGGATCGCTTTAGAATTGCGGTCAAAGATGCCGGGTTTCCGGATCTTCATTTAAATGCGATTGTCTGGAACAATCCGATTCTTCCGGGAGAAACATCTGCTTCAGATCCTTATGACCTGATTCAGGCGCTGGGATTCGACAGTGTGAATTCGTATGTCTGGATTCACCATGCCAATCTGCCGGACTTTCCGGTCAATGATTACTCGGTGATTGAGAAGCAGTATTTTGAGTATTGGGACAAGGCGAAGCAGAGTTGCCCGGTTCCATACTATCCAAACCTGACCATGGGGTGGGATCCCAGTCCGCGTACCGTGCAGTCAGACCGTTATTTGCATCGCGGATATCCGTTTACGCCGGTTGTAACCGGGAACAGCCCGGAGGCATTTAAAAAGGCTGCACAGAAAATTCGTACCCAGATGGAACAGATGGATTTACCGAATCCGTTTATCAGTATCAATGCATGGAATGAATGGACCGAAGGCAGTTATATTGAGCCGGATGAAAAAAACGGCTATGGTTACCTCGAAGCGATTCGGGATGTATTCGGGGCAACAGAAAAAAGGGTTTTCAATGAAGCGGTTTTGGTTTAG